Proteins encoded in a region of the Aliivibrio fischeri ATCC 7744 = JCM 18803 = DSM 507 genome:
- a CDS encoding LysR family transcriptional regulator encodes MEIKWLNYVPIYVALCEEKSIAGAAKRLKCSNAHISRQLQQLESILSVQLIHRTTRQFNLTYDGIEFYKQAKHLLDSAEAINAKLLSPESMAGKLRIAASASFGSILLTEPLAEFCRTYPKIDIEVIFTESPLDLIESGFDVAFYLTNSPPEGYVGHYFRSLQCKPFAHINYMRNQGEITHPSHLNKLNHILYKNTDFTLNNWTFNKIKSKENVAINLEGSFSVNLVASMVDAMLNGCGVAMLDELALSKLSQTKRNEIVQLIPSWETQPILPLYLLYPKRKHLPQRTKLFVDFFRDYLGSI; translated from the coding sequence ATGGAAATAAAGTGGCTTAACTATGTCCCTATTTATGTAGCCTTATGTGAAGAAAAAAGCATTGCTGGAGCAGCGAAAAGATTAAAGTGTTCGAATGCACACATAAGTAGACAACTACAACAATTAGAAAGCATTTTATCTGTTCAACTCATTCACAGAACAACGCGACAATTCAATCTTACTTATGATGGAATTGAGTTTTACAAACAAGCAAAGCATCTACTAGACAGCGCCGAAGCCATCAACGCAAAATTATTATCACCAGAAAGCATGGCAGGTAAGTTACGTATTGCTGCTTCTGCGTCATTTGGTTCGATATTACTAACAGAGCCCCTCGCTGAATTCTGTCGAACATACCCGAAAATAGATATTGAAGTTATCTTTACAGAAAGTCCTCTGGATCTTATCGAGTCTGGTTTTGATGTGGCTTTTTATCTGACTAATTCCCCACCGGAAGGTTATGTTGGTCATTATTTTCGCTCATTGCAGTGCAAACCCTTTGCTCATATAAATTATATGCGGAACCAAGGGGAAATTACCCACCCTTCACACCTAAATAAGTTAAACCATATTCTTTATAAAAATACGGATTTCACACTAAATAATTGGACATTTAATAAGATAAAATCAAAAGAGAATGTAGCGATTAATCTTGAAGGCTCGTTTAGCGTTAATTTGGTTGCATCTATGGTAGACGCAATGCTAAATGGGTGCGGTGTTGCTATGTTGGATGAGTTAGCGTTGTCTAAATTGTCACAAACAAAAAGAAATGAAATCGTTCAATTAATCCCAAGTTGGGAAACACAACCAATACTCCCTTTATATCTTCTCTATCCTAAAAGGAAACATTTACCTCAACGAACAAAGCTATTCGTTGATTTCTTTCGGGATTACTTAGGTAGTATTT
- a CDS encoding CatB-related O-acetyltransferase, with amino-acid sequence MEAFNSWLEGQNLKEQVKNPNIEVGDYSYYSGFYHSKTFEEQAVRYLLGDASTQEVWESGQFGEVDKLRIGKFCSIASGAIFMMAGNQGHRADWISTFPFSKKEFGEGVKDGFQRAGDTIVGNDVWIGSEAMIMPGVHIGDGAIIGARAVITKNVAPYSVVVGNNVVVKKRFDENLIQILLAIKWWDWPLQHIKNAVEILCSGHIEELERYFIKNVRS; translated from the coding sequence ATGGAAGCGTTTAATAGTTGGCTTGAAGGTCAAAACCTCAAAGAACAGGTTAAAAACCCAAATATTGAAGTTGGAGATTATAGCTATTATTCGGGTTTTTATCATTCTAAGACCTTTGAGGAGCAAGCTGTTCGTTACTTATTAGGAGATGCTTCGACACAAGAGGTGTGGGAGAGCGGACAGTTTGGAGAGGTTGATAAACTCCGAATAGGTAAATTTTGCTCTATTGCATCAGGGGCAATATTTATGATGGCTGGCAATCAAGGACATAGAGCCGATTGGATATCAACATTTCCATTTTCAAAAAAAGAGTTTGGTGAAGGGGTGAAAGATGGCTTTCAAAGAGCTGGCGATACCATTGTAGGTAACGATGTATGGATTGGTAGTGAGGCAATGATTATGCCTGGCGTTCATATTGGAGATGGGGCAATCATTGGAGCTAGAGCCGTTATTACTAAAAATGTGGCACCTTATTCCGTTGTGGTAGGAAATAATGTGGTGGTTAAAAAACGGTTTGATGAAAACTTAATTCAAATATTATTAGCCATAAAGTGGTGGGATTGGCCACTGCAACACATTAAAAATGCAGTAGAAATTCTATGTAGTGGTCACATTGAAGAATTAGAGCGGTATTTTATAAAGAATGTACGCTCTTAA
- the ppl gene encoding anti-phage protein Ppl has protein sequence MQIVGSKWFKVDFHCHSPASDDFPRSDRSLICTSREWLLGQMSNEVDCVVLSDHNTGSGLDTIRAELDALKAESDSGVSNGYRDIVIMPAVELTAAGNVHVLAILHDDATSSTISELVGSCGLPSTQGKNHSLELTYGTRGIIEAIHGFSTPALAILAHVDMHKGIFKNSNQGSVSSIFDANPDAIELIGEMDALETYQKKLIEDLAWVKGSDAHSIDEMGQGYTWVKMIKPSFEGLKVALSDPKHCIKRGPKQPPAIPSQQITKLTLKTKMCQDVNGNPISIDLSPWYTSIVGSRGSGKSTLIEAIRLSLRRDENLPLIQQSNIDVFKKAGPDGAMSPDSFIELEYRKGQERYKLTWSPTNTHFHHLNKVSGLWEEEETFNTSRFPVSIYSQKMLYEMATQPNSFLRVIDESETVNYAKWEQDKLNLETKYKQYCSDEREALRSIENLTITKGQLQDVDRKLQTLKEAGLESLQQTLTNDKEELSKAEGSKQKVDDLIETLESACAESTVTDIDDPESDLGKWQLEVNEIHDTLSTAVLSLIDESKAKLIKSSEQSYLQTLKLRISDNTSELSTKVSDLNNASIDHEELSALMDSQAEFQLVLNNEQGLKDELALIQANKADVYEQLVTHRENLTTVRNQFIADLGLVELKIQVLPLACSSDRLVKSYQAASGIERFESHIFDEGTPNSLLYDLNSFNKFNPKSAEQRYSELAKLKRFHIACVKKEGSSDYAGIHGSLRTRLGQLQDERLDDLHCWFPDDGLQIQFQDSIGEFRQLERASPGQKSASMLSFLMSYGEDPLILDQPEDDLDCAMLASSVIPAISNNKKRRQLVVVTHSAPIVVNGDAELVVGMKQQAQRLEPHISGGLQEEAVKAFICFQMEGGEKAFRTRFKRIIG, from the coding sequence TTGCAAATTGTTGGTAGCAAGTGGTTTAAGGTTGATTTTCATTGTCATTCTCCTGCCTCGGATGACTTTCCTAGGTCTGACAGGTCACTTATCTGTACTAGCCGTGAATGGCTCCTTGGTCAAATGTCCAATGAAGTGGATTGCGTGGTATTGAGTGACCACAATACGGGGTCTGGTCTAGATACCATTCGAGCAGAACTTGATGCGCTCAAAGCTGAGTCTGATTCTGGTGTGAGTAATGGGTATCGGGACATTGTTATTATGCCTGCAGTGGAGCTCACTGCAGCGGGTAACGTACATGTTCTTGCTATCTTGCATGACGACGCTACGTCCTCAACCATTAGTGAGCTGGTGGGTAGTTGCGGTCTTCCTTCCACCCAAGGCAAGAATCATTCATTGGAGCTGACATATGGTACACGCGGGATTATTGAGGCTATCCATGGCTTTTCTACACCTGCTTTGGCCATTCTGGCGCACGTAGACATGCATAAAGGAATTTTCAAGAATTCCAATCAGGGGTCAGTAAGCAGTATTTTTGATGCAAATCCTGATGCTATAGAGCTAATCGGTGAGATGGATGCTCTCGAAACTTATCAGAAGAAGCTCATCGAGGATCTGGCTTGGGTAAAAGGGTCTGACGCGCATTCTATTGATGAGATGGGTCAGGGTTACACTTGGGTTAAGATGATAAAACCTTCTTTTGAAGGGTTAAAGGTCGCACTGTCTGATCCTAAGCACTGTATAAAACGCGGACCTAAACAGCCACCAGCGATCCCATCGCAGCAAATCACCAAATTAACTTTAAAGACCAAGATGTGCCAAGACGTCAATGGTAATCCCATTAGCATTGACCTAAGCCCTTGGTATACATCAATTGTAGGGAGTCGTGGTTCGGGTAAGTCAACGTTGATAGAAGCGATACGCTTGAGTCTCCGTCGTGATGAAAACCTTCCTCTAATACAACAAAGCAATATCGATGTATTCAAAAAGGCGGGGCCGGACGGGGCTATGTCACCTGACTCATTCATCGAACTTGAGTACCGTAAAGGTCAAGAGAGATACAAGCTGACATGGTCACCGACAAATACTCATTTTCATCACCTTAATAAGGTAAGTGGGCTGTGGGAGGAGGAAGAAACCTTTAATACATCGCGCTTTCCAGTCTCGATTTACTCACAAAAAATGTTGTATGAAATGGCGACTCAACCGAATTCATTTCTTCGCGTAATCGATGAAAGTGAAACGGTAAATTATGCTAAGTGGGAACAAGATAAACTCAATCTTGAAACTAAATACAAACAGTACTGTTCTGACGAGCGTGAAGCCCTGCGATCTATCGAAAACCTAACAATTACTAAAGGCCAACTACAAGACGTTGATCGTAAGCTTCAAACCTTAAAAGAGGCCGGATTAGAGTCACTTCAACAGACGCTTACTAACGATAAGGAAGAGTTAAGCAAAGCTGAAGGCAGTAAGCAGAAAGTGGACGACTTAATCGAGACGCTGGAAAGTGCTTGCGCGGAGAGTACCGTAACAGATATTGACGATCCTGAGTCTGATTTAGGTAAGTGGCAACTAGAGGTGAATGAAATTCACGACACCTTGAGTACAGCTGTACTCTCATTAATTGATGAATCAAAGGCAAAATTAATTAAGTCATCTGAGCAAAGCTATCTTCAGACGCTCAAGCTTAGAATTTCTGATAATACTAGTGAGTTGAGTACCAAGGTATCTGATTTAAACAACGCGAGCATTGACCATGAAGAGCTGAGTGCTCTTATGGACTCGCAAGCGGAGTTCCAGCTGGTTCTAAATAACGAGCAAGGTTTGAAGGACGAACTTGCTTTGATTCAAGCAAACAAAGCTGATGTATACGAGCAGCTTGTCACTCATAGGGAGAATCTAACCACAGTTCGCAATCAGTTTATTGCTGATCTTGGTTTAGTGGAGCTGAAAATCCAGGTGCTTCCTCTGGCATGTTCGAGCGACCGATTAGTCAAAAGTTACCAGGCAGCCTCTGGAATCGAAAGATTCGAAAGTCACATTTTTGATGAAGGTACTCCGAATAGCTTGTTGTACGACCTAAACAGTTTTAACAAATTCAATCCTAAAAGTGCGGAGCAGCGATATTCTGAGTTGGCAAAACTAAAGCGTTTTCATATCGCTTGTGTCAAAAAGGAAGGTAGTAGTGACTATGCCGGGATACACGGCTCACTAAGAACTCGATTGGGACAACTACAAGATGAAAGATTGGATGACTTACATTGTTGGTTTCCTGATGATGGTCTTCAAATTCAGTTCCAAGACTCGATTGGTGAATTTCGTCAATTAGAAAGGGCGTCACCAGGTCAAAAATCTGCGTCTATGTTGTCGTTTTTGATGTCATATGGCGAAGACCCACTTATCCTCGATCAGCCTGAAGATGACTTGGACTGCGCAATGCTTGCCAGTTCTGTGATCCCTGCGATTTCAAATAATAAGAAACGCAGACAATTAGTTGTCGTAACTCACTCTGCGCCAATTGTTGTGAACGGGGATGCTGAGCTAGTGGTAGGGATGAAACAGCAAGCTCAAAGGTTAGAGCCTCATATATCAGGAGGACTTCAGGAAGAGGCGGTCAAAGCGTTTATATGTTTCCAAATGGAAGGTGGTGAGAAAGCCTTTAGAACTCGATTTAAACGCATCATAGGCTAG